One part of the Solanum dulcamara chromosome 3, daSolDulc1.2, whole genome shotgun sequence genome encodes these proteins:
- the LOC129881798 gene encoding uncharacterized protein LOC129881798 — protein MDEFRPSFRCSDDRRLEIVSGKGFNNNQVSRARSPDLVGVSSKGTWPSQVAAAPSSNKPWGFNDPEMKRRKRIAKYKVYTIEGKVKTSIRNGLRWFKNKCSEIIHGY, from the exons ATGGATGAGTTCCGGCCGAGTTTCCGGTGTTCCGATGACCGGAGACTGGAGATTGTAAGTGGAAAGGGGTTCAACAACAACCAG GTAAGTCGGGCTCGGTCACCGGATCTAGTAGGGGTATCGAGCAAAGGGACGTGGCCAAGTCAGGTGGCAGCAGCGCCGTCGTCAAATAAGCCATGGGGATTCAATGATCCAGAGATGAAGAGACGAAAGAGAATAGCAAAGTACAAAGTTTACACTATTGAAGGAAAGGTCAAAACTTCAATTAGGAATGGACTAAGGTGGTTCAAAAATAAATGCTCTGAAATCATCCATGGATATTGA
- the LOC129882985 gene encoding protein FAR1-RELATED SEQUENCE 11-like, translated as MPEITNIAKETSENGTNSSQDDTGTVEEMPEDTILSRQTSVNLIPFIGQRFVSQDAAYEFYCSFAKQCGFSIRRHRTRGKDGVGRGITRRDFTCHRGGYPQLKPSEDGKLQRNRKSSRCGCQAFMRIVKRADLNVPEWRITGFSNVHNHELLKSTEMQLIPAYCTMSPDDKSRICMFAKAGMSVRQMLRLMELEKGVKLGCLPFTEVDVRNLLQSFRNVDQDNDPIDLLKMCKEIKDKDPKFKYDYKIDCNNRLEHIAWSYASSMRLYEAFGDAIVFDTTHRLDAYDMLLGIWIGVDNHGSHCFFGCVFLRDENLQSFSWALKTFLGFMNGKAPGTILTDQNLWLKEAVATEIPRVKHAFCIWNIISKFSDWFSTLLGSQYDNWKAEFHRLYNLHSIEEYEVGWNEMVETYRLDGNKHIASLYALRTFWALPFLRSFFFAGMTSTFQSETINTFIQRFLSAQSVLDNFVEQVARVIDAKDQAGAKHKVERNVQKVHLKTGSPIESQAATVLTPYAFSKLQEELVFAPQYASFMVDESYFVVRHHKEIDGGYKVLWVPHDEFISCSCHNFEFTSILCRHVLRVLSTNNCFHIPDQYLPMRWREFTSSLAKPMLFTLPRDHMGKVQLLQSMISTLINESVETEERLNVVCDEVSTVLSRIKGYPTASNGGNAIAYDCPSDSLILAEVEDSEGIGQSFTCNPHECINLAKLKERGSRDGLDLYGKRRRFSIPCCGQYGHDANDCPMMEGEDLNGHGLGFL; from the exons ATGCCCGAGATAACAAACATAGCAAAAGAAACATCTGAAAATGGGACAAATTCATCTCAGGATGATACTGGCACTGTTGAAGAAATGCCTGAGGACACAATCTTATCACGACAAACGTCCGTGAACCTTATTCCTTTCATTGGCCAGAGGTTTGTATCACAGGATGCTGCATATGAATTTTACTGTAGCTTTGCAAAGCAATGCGGCTTCTCAATTAGGCGTCATCGTACCCGGGGGAAGGATGGAGTTGGTAGGGGTATTACAAGAAGAGATTTTACATGTCATCGTGGTGGCTATCCACAACTAAAGCCTTCAGAAGATGGCAAGCTGCAAAGGAATCGAAAATCATCACGTTGTGGGTGCCAGGCATTCATGAGAATTGTTAAAAGAGCAGATCTTAATGTCCCCGAATGGCGGATTACAGGTTTCAGCAATGTTCATAACCATGAACTTTTAAAGTCAACTGAGATGCAGCTTATTCCTGCCTACTGCACTATGTCTCCTGATGACAAGAGTCGCATTTGCATGTTTGCGAAAGCTGGGATGTCAGTTCGGCAAATGCTGAGGTTGATGGAGCTAGAGAAGGGAGTTAAGTTGGGTTGTTTACCCTTCACAGAGGTCGATGTCAGAAACTTGCTACAATCATTTAGAAATGTGGACCAGGATAATGACCCTATTGACCTTCTCAAAATGTGCAAGGAGATCAAAGACAAAGACCCGAAATTCAAGTATGATTATAAGATAGATTGTAATAACAGGTTGGAGCATATTGCCTGGTCTTATGCTTCCTCAATGAGGTTGTATGAGGCTTTTGGTGATGCCATAGTATTTGACACTACTCACCGCTTGGATGCCTATGATATGCTTCTTGGGATATGGATTGGAGTGGATAACCACGGGAGTCATTGTTTCTTTGGTTGTGTATTCCTTCGGGATGAAAATTTACAGTCCTTCTCCTGGGCATTGAAG ACATTCTTGGGCTTCATGAACGGCAAGGCTCCAGGAACCATTTTGACAGATCAAAATTTGTGGCTCAAAGAAGCAGTTGCCACTGAAATACCAAGAGTAAAACATGCATTTTGCATTTGGAATATAATTTCGAAGTTTTCAGATTGGTTTTCGACACTTCTCGGATCCCAATATGATAATTGGAAGGCTGAGTTCCATCGCCTCTACAATTTACATTCGATTGAGGAATATGAAGTGGGATGGAATGAGATGGTCGAAACCTACCGGCTGGATGGAAATAAACACATTGCCAGTCTATATGCTTTACGTACATTCTGGGCACTGCCTTTTTTGAGATCTTTCTTCTTTGCTGGAATGACAAGTACATTTCAGTCGGAGACAATAAATACTTTTATCCAGAGGTTTTTGAGTGCTCAATCTGTACTTGATAATTTTGTGGAGCAG GTTGCTCGGGTTATAGATGCTAAAGATCAAGCAGGAGCAAAACATAAAGTAGAGAGAAACGTTCAAAAGGTTCACCTGAAAACCGGTTCACCAATAGAATCTCAAGCTGCAACTGTTCTTACACCATATGCCTTCTCAAAACTACAAGAGGAGCTTGTTTTTGCACCACAATATGCATCATTTATGGTAGATGAAAGTTATTTTGTCGTGAGGCACCATAAGGAAATAGATGGGGGTTACAAAGTACTCTGGGTTCCACATGATGAGTTCATTAGCTGTAGCTGCCATAATTTTGAGTTTACTAGTATTCTCTGCAGGCATGTGCTTCGTGTTCTGTCAACAAATAACTGTTTTCACATTCCAGACCAATATCTTCCCATGCGTTGGCGTGAGTTTACCTCCTCTTTGGCTAAGCCCATGCTCTTTACTCTACCAAGGGATCATATGGGAAAAGTTCAGTTATTGCAGTCCATGATTTCAACGCTGATTAATGAATCAGTTGAAACCGAAGAACGCCTCAATGTTGTTTGTGATGAAGTTTCTACAGTTTTATCTCGCATTAAGGGGTATCCTACCGCATCAAATGGAGGTAATGCTATTGCATATGATTGCCCATCAGACTCGCTGATTCTTGCAGAGGTTGAGGATTCTGAAGGCATTGGTCAAAGCTTTACTTGCAACCCACACGAGTGTATTAATTTGGCAAAGTTGAAAGAGAGAGGATCCAGAGATGGACTGGATCTTTACGGGAAGAGGAGACGTTTCTCCATTCCATGTTGTGGTCAGTATGGCCATGATGCAAATGATTGTCCAATGATGGAAGGTGAAGATTTGAATGGACATGGACTTGGCTTTTTATAG